The following coding sequences are from one Candidatus Kinetoplastibacterium galatii TCC219 window:
- the rdgB gene encoding RdgB/HAM1 family non-canonical purine NTP pyrophosphatase, whose amino-acid sequence MISIRLIKINRKLYFLQSEEVLDGIKKINKLVLASTNPNKIKEFVDIFSKNTIDIIPQSKFGINATNEKHITFIENAIEKARHISRLTNLPTIAEDSGLCVDALNNYPGIFSARYALLDKPNSRISNNNLLIRNLNNIDNRKAYYVSVIVFLNNPDDPTPLISEGRLYGEIVDEPSGNNGFGYDPHFYLPKFGKTIASMTMKEKNLISHRSIAVGKLINKIMHA is encoded by the coding sequence ATAATTAGTATAAGATTAATAAAAATTAATAGAAAATTATATTTTCTGCAATCAGAAGAAGTTTTAGATGGAATTAAAAAAATTAACAAATTAGTTTTAGCTTCTACAAACCCTAACAAGATTAAAGAGTTTGTAGATATTTTTTCAAAAAATACCATAGATATAATACCTCAAAGCAAATTTGGTATTAATGCTACTAACGAAAAACATATTACTTTTATAGAAAATGCAATAGAAAAAGCTAGACATATTTCTAGATTAACTAATCTGCCAACAATAGCAGAGGATTCTGGTTTATGTGTTGATGCTTTAAATAATTATCCTGGAATATTTTCAGCTAGATATGCTTTATTAGATAAACCGAATAGCAGGATTTCTAATAATAATTTATTAATACGAAATTTAAATAATATAGATAATCGTAAGGCTTACTATGTAAGTGTTATTGTTTTCCTAAATAATCCCGACGATCCTACTCCATTGATTTCTGAAGGAAGATTGTATGGAGAGATAGTAGATGAGCCGTCAGGAAATAATGGATTTGGCTATGACCCACATTTTTACTTACCAAAATTTGGAAAGACAATAGCGTCAATGACCATGAAAGAAAAAAATTTGATAAGCCATAGATCTATTGCAGTAGGCAAATTAATAAATAAAATTATGCATGCATAG
- the argF gene encoding ornithine carbamoyltransferase yields MEEHSCKNVNIRHFLQLKDLTKEEILYVLKRASLIKSKFKNYETHMPLHDRTLAMIFEKASTRTRVSFEAGMYQMGGSVINLTNNDSQLGRSEPIEDTAKVISRMVDIVMIRTFDQIRIEKFAKHSRVPVINGLTNEFHPCQILADIFTFLEHRDSIVGKKIAWIGDANNMSYTWVQAAEILGFTLHFSSPADYKMDSSIVGNVSSSYLKQFNDPREACRDVDLVTTDVWTSMGYESENVKRSKAFADWIVDDSMMSMANSDALFMHCLPAHRGEEVTASVIDGPQSVVWDEAENRMHVQKALMEFLILGKL; encoded by the coding sequence ATGGAAGAACATTCTTGTAAAAACGTCAATATACGTCATTTTCTACAATTAAAAGATCTAACAAAAGAAGAAATTCTTTATGTGTTAAAGCGTGCTAGTTTGATTAAATCAAAATTCAAAAATTATGAAACACACATGCCTTTGCATGATCGTACACTAGCTATGATTTTTGAGAAAGCTAGTACAAGAACTAGAGTTTCTTTTGAAGCCGGAATGTATCAAATGGGAGGATCCGTAATCAATCTAACAAATAATGATTCTCAACTTGGAAGATCAGAGCCGATTGAAGATACAGCTAAAGTTATATCTAGAATGGTTGATATAGTAATGATTAGAACTTTTGATCAGATTAGAATTGAGAAATTTGCTAAACATTCACGTGTACCAGTTATCAATGGTTTGACTAATGAATTCCATCCTTGTCAAATTTTAGCTGATATATTTACTTTCTTAGAACATAGAGACTCTATAGTTGGAAAAAAAATAGCATGGATCGGCGATGCTAATAATATGTCTTATACATGGGTGCAAGCAGCTGAAATTCTTGGTTTTACACTACACTTTTCCTCTCCTGCCGACTACAAGATGGATAGTTCCATAGTAGGAAATGTTTCAAGTTCTTATTTAAAGCAATTTAATGACCCTAGAGAAGCATGTAGAGATGTTGATCTCGTGACGACCGATGTCTGGACAAGCATGGGTTATGAATCCGAAAATGTAAAAAGATCGAAAGCTTTTGCTGATTGGATAGTAGATGATAGTATGATGTCCATGGCAAACAGTGATGCTTTATTTATGCATTGTCTCCCGGCACATAGAGGTGAGGAAGTAACCGCAAGTGTTATAGATGGCCCTCAGAGTGTCGTATGGGATGAAGCAGAAAATCGCATGCATGTACAAAAAGCATTAATGGAATTTCTTATACTAGGGAAACTTTAA
- a CDS encoding HU family DNA-binding protein, which yields MNKTELIDHIAVNAGISKASANRAIDSFLDAIKNTMKKGDTVTLVGFGSFAVSTRAERTGRNPRTGETIKIKKTRVPKFKPGKALKEAVN from the coding sequence ATGAATAAAACAGAACTCATTGATCACATTGCTGTTAATGCCGGTATATCAAAAGCATCAGCTAATAGAGCTATAGATTCTTTTCTAGATGCTATTAAAAACACAATGAAAAAAGGTGATACTGTAACATTGGTAGGTTTTGGTTCTTTTGCTGTATCAACTAGAGCAGAAAGAACAGGACGTAATCCACGTACCGGTGAAACAATAAAGATCAAAAAAACCAGAGTTCCTAAATTTAAGCCAGGCAAAGCCTTAAAGGAAGCAGTAAATTAA
- the rlmB gene encoding 23S rRNA (guanosine(2251)-2'-O)-methyltransferase RlmB: protein MSSTQTMIGFHSVLMRLNQDPASIRIIYIDSKRKDKRTLDLIKKAEENKCELCYVESDRLNNLSNGVKNQGVVAACIKSNTKIASIEDVLDSNSENPLLLILDEITDPHNLGSCFRSANASGVDAIISPRDRSANITNPVVSKVSCGASDTVPYISVTNLARTMRLLKDYGITLIGTDSNACKSIYEVNTNRPIAWVVGSEGKGMRRLTRETCDEVVKIPMIGNVMSLNVGVATAICLYETVRQRKFINIL, encoded by the coding sequence ATGTCTTCCACGCAAACTATGATTGGTTTCCATTCTGTATTAATGAGATTAAATCAAGACCCTGCTTCTATAAGAATAATATATATAGATAGTAAACGAAAAGACAAAAGGACCTTAGATCTTATTAAAAAAGCTGAGGAAAATAAATGTGAACTATGTTACGTTGAGTCAGATAGGCTAAATAATTTATCTAATGGTGTAAAAAATCAAGGTGTTGTGGCAGCTTGCATCAAGTCTAATACGAAAATCGCAAGTATAGAAGATGTGCTTGATTCTAATAGTGAAAATCCTTTGTTATTAATTCTTGATGAAATAACAGATCCACACAATTTGGGATCATGTTTTCGTTCAGCTAATGCATCAGGGGTCGATGCTATAATATCCCCTCGCGATCGTTCAGCGAATATTACTAATCCAGTAGTAAGTAAAGTGTCTTGTGGTGCCTCTGATACGGTGCCCTATATATCAGTGACAAATCTTGCAAGAACTATGAGATTACTTAAGGATTATGGAATAACACTAATAGGAACTGATAGTAATGCTTGTAAAAGCATATATGAAGTAAATACAAATAGACCAATAGCCTGGGTTGTTGGTTCTGAAGGTAAGGGAATGCGCCGGTTAACAAGAGAAACGTGTGATGAAGTTGTCAAAATTCCTATGATTGGTAATGTAATGAGTCTAAATGTAGGAGTTGCTACAGCCATCTGTCTGTATGAAACAGTACGTCAAAGAAAATTTATAAATATATTGTAA
- the rnr gene encoding ribonuclease R has translation MAKLKDTKLKDINYTNTKTLPYSNSIWADPHVPSREDILSVIRETGVIVKSELINIFSIKDETTLLGIDKRLFAMERDSQITIDKDVLRENKKTKFIYGQVIYTKSGNGFLKQDINKKNNLYISPKEMMKVFHGDWVNVKKKVNSKTKKNEFIIVEVVKRSTSRLLGKTIIEEGLSLCIPINNNINRKIIITNSSDFNLKNDCVVCIKITRQPSQQFQPLGVITSFIGDIHENQIENKIAIENFNIPNLFSKETINQSELISSDITEYDLKTRTDLRNLPFITIDDDNARDFDDAIYCEEICVNQGNRKKTSYRLFVAIADVSHYVKKDSVLDKTALERGTSIYFSNEVIPMLPEKLSNDICSLLPRKDRLVLVCELLISPKSSDKEIRDNCKFYEAIINSKERLTYNKVLDIRNGVDITQDALINKNINDLGKLFNILIEKRIDRGAIDFNIQETQILFDNSGKISDIALRKRNDAHRIVEECMLLANTCAAYFIEKNKFECIYRIHDKPSRESIKNLKIFLNHIGINVSNNLNKPKHYHNLLELISNHHKFNILQTLLLQSLQTATYSVDNIGHFGLSYDLYTHFTSPIRRYPDLINHRIIKNIIYHHDRCSNLNKTQPVYSYDELEVIASLTSSYERRAFEASRYADNWLKCVFAQKFEGESFYGVISAVVSTGIFVTIDSLKIDGFVPIIELTNKFKLNKVLKYIECDISNKRYQIGDTVQVKINKVVIESGQIYLCILKDFTDNK, from the coding sequence TTGGCAAAATTAAAAGATACAAAATTAAAAGATATTAACTATACTAATACAAAAACATTACCATATTCTAATAGCATTTGGGCAGATCCACATGTTCCAAGTCGCGAAGATATTTTATCAGTCATAAGAGAAACTGGAGTTATTGTTAAATCGGAACTAATAAATATTTTTTCTATAAAGGATGAAACAACCTTATTAGGAATAGATAAACGTTTATTTGCTATGGAAAGAGATAGTCAAATTACTATAGATAAAGATGTTCTAAGAGAAAATAAAAAAACTAAATTCATATATGGTCAAGTAATATATACAAAATCTGGAAATGGGTTCTTAAAACAAGATATTAACAAAAAAAACAACCTATATATTTCACCAAAAGAAATGATGAAAGTTTTTCACGGGGATTGGGTAAATGTTAAAAAGAAAGTGAACTCAAAAACAAAAAAAAATGAATTTATTATAGTTGAGGTTGTAAAAAGATCCACAAGCAGACTATTAGGGAAAACTATAATAGAAGAAGGTTTATCTCTATGTATCCCTATAAATAATAATATTAATAGAAAAATAATCATAACTAATTCTAGTGATTTTAACTTAAAAAATGATTGTGTGGTTTGTATAAAAATTACCAGACAGCCATCACAACAATTCCAACCACTTGGCGTTATAACAAGTTTTATTGGAGATATACACGAAAATCAAATAGAAAACAAAATAGCTATAGAAAATTTTAATATTCCTAATCTTTTTTCAAAAGAAACTATCAATCAGTCTGAACTTATATCAAGCGATATAACAGAGTATGATTTAAAGACTAGAACCGACCTACGCAATTTGCCATTTATAACCATAGATGATGATAATGCTAGAGACTTTGATGATGCTATTTATTGTGAAGAAATATGTGTTAATCAAGGCAACAGAAAAAAAACCTCATACAGACTATTTGTCGCAATTGCTGATGTTAGTCATTACGTTAAAAAAGATAGCGTTTTAGATAAAACAGCTTTAGAAAGAGGTACTAGTATTTACTTTTCGAATGAAGTGATACCGATGTTGCCTGAAAAATTATCTAATGATATATGTTCATTATTGCCTAGAAAAGATAGATTAGTTTTAGTATGTGAGTTATTAATTTCACCAAAATCATCAGATAAAGAAATCAGAGATAACTGTAAATTTTATGAAGCAATTATAAATTCAAAAGAAAGATTAACTTACAATAAGGTTTTAGATATCAGAAATGGTGTAGATATTACACAAGATGCCTTAATTAATAAAAATATTAATGATCTAGGCAAATTATTTAATATTCTAATAGAGAAACGCATTGATAGAGGCGCAATCGACTTTAATATACAAGAAACTCAAATTTTATTTGATAATAGCGGAAAAATTTCTGATATAGCGCTCAGAAAAAGAAATGACGCTCATCGGATTGTTGAAGAATGTATGTTGTTGGCTAATACTTGTGCTGCTTATTTTATAGAAAAAAATAAATTTGAGTGCATCTATAGGATACACGATAAACCTTCTAGAGAGAGTATAAAAAATCTAAAGATATTCCTAAATCACATAGGAATAAATGTATCAAATAATCTTAACAAACCAAAACATTATCATAATTTACTTGAATTAATATCCAACCATCATAAATTTAACATATTACAGACACTATTACTGCAATCACTACAGACTGCTACTTATAGTGTTGATAATATTGGACATTTCGGACTTTCATATGATTTATACACTCATTTTACTTCTCCTATAAGGAGATATCCTGATTTAATTAATCATCGCATAATAAAAAACATAATTTATCATCATGATAGATGCTCTAATTTAAATAAAACACAACCTGTTTATTCATATGATGAGTTAGAGGTGATAGCAAGTCTTACATCATCTTATGAAAGAAGGGCTTTTGAGGCATCAAGATATGCTGATAATTGGTTGAAATGTGTTTTTGCTCAAAAATTTGAAGGTGAGTCATTTTATGGTGTAATTTCTGCTGTAGTAAGCACTGGTATTTTTGTTACTATAGATTCTTTAAAAATAGATGGTTTTGTACCTATAATAGAATTAACAAATAAATTTAAACTTAATAAAGTATTAAAATACATAGAATGTGATATATCTAATAAACGTTATCAGATCGGCGATACTGTACAGGTAAAAATAAATAAAGTTGTCATTGAATCAGGACAAATATATTTATGTATCTTGAAAGATTTCACTGATAATAAATAG
- the purB gene encoding adenylosuccinate lyase, which yields MDISKQLNAISPLDGRYSSYVDILRPLLSEAAFMAHRVEVEVAWLINLADSNLPGLKCFSEQSKEKLNSLVNNFSLKDAEKIKSIEKTTNHDVKAVEYWLKEQIINSGNKELIDAIEFIHFACTSEDINNVSYALMLSRTRDNVILPTIKKLTDKIANIAKLYSSQPMLSRTHGQPASPTTVGKELANVVVRLCHAIEKIKNVVILAKLNGATGNYNAHIATYPNIDWKFLTKNIIKKLGLTQNTHTTQIEPHDWIAELFDSISRVNTIILDLDRDIWGYISLGYFKQIPKEGEVGSSTMPHKINPIDFENSEGNIGLANSLLRHMSDKLPVSRWQRDLTDSTVLRNIGVAIGYCIIAWEACLRGLNKLSINKDSIDNDLNNSWEVLAEPIQTVMRRYGIEKPYEQLKELTRGKRINKDDLRVFITKLNIPSEAKEYLISLEPRSYIGLSEGLTLDLDNVLGKIK from the coding sequence ATGGATATTTCAAAACAACTTAATGCAATTTCTCCATTAGATGGTAGATACTCTTCGTATGTAGATATTCTTAGACCACTACTTTCAGAAGCAGCTTTTATGGCTCATAGAGTTGAGGTAGAAGTTGCCTGGTTGATTAATTTGGCAGATTCAAATCTTCCAGGACTAAAATGTTTTTCTGAACAATCTAAAGAAAAGTTAAATTCTTTAGTGAATAATTTTTCACTAAAGGATGCTGAAAAAATAAAATCTATCGAGAAAACAACTAATCATGATGTTAAAGCTGTAGAATATTGGTTGAAAGAACAGATAATTAATTCCGGTAATAAGGAATTGATAGATGCTATAGAATTTATTCATTTTGCTTGTACATCAGAAGACATTAATAACGTATCTTATGCGTTAATGTTATCTAGAACACGTGACAATGTTATATTGCCAACAATAAAAAAATTAACCGATAAAATCGCTAATATAGCAAAATTATATAGTTCTCAACCAATGTTATCTAGGACTCATGGTCAACCGGCTAGTCCAACTACAGTTGGAAAAGAATTAGCGAATGTTGTTGTAAGATTATGTCACGCAATTGAAAAAATAAAAAATGTAGTTATATTGGCAAAACTTAATGGAGCAACAGGTAACTATAATGCTCATATAGCTACATATCCAAATATTGATTGGAAATTTTTAACTAAAAATATAATAAAAAAATTAGGGCTTACTCAAAATACCCACACTACTCAGATAGAACCACATGACTGGATAGCAGAATTGTTTGACTCAATATCTCGCGTGAATACGATTATATTAGATCTAGATAGAGATATTTGGGGGTATATATCTTTGGGGTACTTTAAGCAAATACCTAAAGAAGGTGAAGTTGGTTCTTCAACAATGCCTCATAAAATAAACCCAATAGATTTTGAGAATTCTGAAGGCAATATAGGACTTGCTAATTCGTTGCTAAGGCATATGTCTGATAAATTACCGGTATCTAGATGGCAAAGAGATTTAACAGATTCTACGGTATTGCGTAATATAGGAGTAGCTATAGGTTACTGTATTATTGCATGGGAAGCATGTCTGAGAGGTTTAAATAAATTATCAATCAACAAAGATTCTATCGATAATGATTTAAATAACTCATGGGAAGTTTTGGCAGAACCAATACAAACAGTAATGAGAAGGTATGGGATAGAAAAACCGTACGAGCAACTTAAGGAATTAACGAGAGGAAAGAGAATTAATAAAGATGATTTACGTGTTTTCATTACTAAGTTGAATATCCCATCAGAAGCAAAAGAATATTTAATATCTCTCGAACCAAGATCATATATAGGATTATCTGAAGGACTTACCTTGGATTTGGATAATGTTTTGGGAAAGATTAAATAA
- the mnmA gene encoding tRNA 2-thiouridine(34) synthase MnmA, with the protein MKNNIDMFLLNNADNIKNKLVIVGMSGGVDSSVAAWILKQSGCKVVGLFMRNWEDNESSNCTYKDDLIDAASVADKIGIDFEYINFSKEYKDKVFSIFLEEYSLGRTPNPDILCNSEIKFRVFLDYCLQLGAQYIATGHYARIRKMGYKYHLLKAIDLKKDQSYFLYRLNQEQLSRSIFPLGEMEKTKVREIAKKIGLHNFNKKDSTGICFIGEKLFSTFLEKFIPTRKGDILTIDGKKIGTHKGVHFYTLGQRKGLGIGGIKNYTSLHNFDAGAWYVARKDLKNNIIYVVRGREHQLLNSSRLQAANVHWIDESMPAIKNITYHAKTRYRQTDSECKLLNLNNDELEMVFTEKQWAITPGQSVVIYDDNICMGGGIIY; encoded by the coding sequence ATGAAGAATAATATTGATATGTTTCTTTTAAATAATGCAGATAACATTAAAAATAAGTTAGTAATAGTAGGGATGTCTGGAGGAGTGGATTCTTCTGTTGCAGCTTGGATTCTTAAACAAAGTGGCTGTAAGGTTGTTGGTTTGTTTATGAGAAACTGGGAGGATAACGAGTCATCTAATTGTACATATAAAGATGATTTAATAGATGCAGCCAGTGTAGCTGATAAAATAGGTATAGATTTTGAATATATAAATTTTTCTAAAGAATATAAAGATAAAGTTTTCTCGATTTTTTTAGAAGAGTACTCATTAGGCAGAACTCCAAATCCAGACATATTGTGTAATTCAGAGATAAAATTTCGAGTATTTCTTGACTATTGTTTGCAACTTGGAGCTCAATACATAGCTACTGGTCATTATGCTCGCATAAGAAAGATGGGTTATAAATACCATCTATTAAAAGCAATAGACCTAAAAAAGGATCAAAGCTACTTTTTATATAGACTAAATCAGGAACAATTATCTCGATCCATATTTCCTCTAGGAGAAATGGAGAAAACAAAAGTTCGAGAAATCGCTAAAAAAATAGGGTTACATAATTTCAACAAAAAAGATTCTACTGGCATATGTTTTATTGGAGAAAAATTATTCTCAACATTTTTAGAAAAATTTATCCCGACAAGAAAAGGAGATATTCTAACTATTGATGGAAAAAAAATAGGGACCCATAAAGGAGTTCATTTCTACACTTTAGGTCAGAGAAAAGGCCTTGGCATAGGCGGAATAAAAAATTATACCTCCTTACACAACTTTGATGCTGGTGCTTGGTATGTAGCACGTAAAGATTTAAAAAATAATATAATTTATGTGGTTAGGGGTAGAGAACATCAATTATTAAACTCAAGTCGATTACAGGCTGCTAATGTCCATTGGATAGATGAGTCGATGCCAGCTATAAAGAACATTACATATCATGCTAAGACTAGATATAGACAAACAGACTCAGAGTGTAAATTATTAAACTTAAACAATGATGAATTAGAAATGGTTTTCACAGAAAAACAATGGGCTATAACACCAGGCCAGTCAGTTGTGATTTATGATGATAATATTTGCATGGGAGGAGGGATAATTTATTAA
- a CDS encoding 3-deoxy-7-phosphoheptulonate synthase — protein MSHNTDDLRIREIKELNPPAAVMKELECTKEASAVVHSAREAIHKILYGMDDRLIVVVGPCSIHDETSALDYAKRLNEVRKKLKKELEVVMRVYFEKPRTTIGWKGLINDPDLDDSFNINKGIRIARRLLLTINGFGLPAGCEYLDMITPQYIADLVSWGAIGARTTESQSHRELASGLSCPVGFKNGTDGNIKIAIDAIKTASQPHHFLSVTKGGHSAIISTEGNENCHIILRGGKKPNYDAESIQNSCEELGRAGLASRIMIDASHSNSNKNHNNQPIVIENISKQLENGESRIVGVMIESFIESGRQDMSNVQDLVYGKSVTDACIDWDTTVSVLERLAKAVKTRRQVLAHEHD, from the coding sequence GTGTCTCATAATACAGATGACCTTCGTATACGTGAAATTAAAGAATTAAATCCTCCTGCCGCTGTAATGAAAGAATTAGAGTGTACAAAGGAAGCATCAGCGGTAGTGCACTCAGCAAGAGAGGCCATACATAAAATATTGTATGGTATGGATGACAGATTAATAGTTGTAGTTGGTCCTTGCTCTATACATGATGAGACATCTGCTTTAGATTATGCTAAAAGATTAAATGAAGTTAGAAAAAAACTTAAGAAAGAATTAGAAGTTGTGATGCGAGTGTATTTTGAAAAACCTCGTACTACTATTGGATGGAAAGGTCTAATCAACGATCCGGATTTAGATGATAGTTTTAATATAAATAAAGGCATACGTATAGCAAGAAGATTATTGTTAACAATAAATGGTTTTGGATTGCCAGCAGGTTGTGAATACTTAGACATGATAACTCCACAATACATAGCTGATCTTGTTTCTTGGGGAGCTATTGGAGCAAGAACTACTGAAAGCCAATCTCACAGAGAATTAGCCTCCGGTTTATCTTGTCCTGTAGGTTTTAAAAATGGTACAGACGGTAATATAAAAATAGCAATTGATGCAATAAAAACCGCTTCACAACCTCACCATTTTTTGTCAGTGACCAAAGGAGGTCATTCTGCAATAATATCCACAGAAGGTAATGAAAACTGTCATATTATCTTAAGGGGAGGCAAAAAACCTAATTATGATGCTGAAAGTATTCAAAACTCATGTGAAGAACTCGGGAGAGCTGGTCTTGCTTCTAGAATTATGATAGATGCCAGTCATTCTAATAGCAATAAAAATCATAACAATCAACCCATAGTAATAGAAAATATCTCTAAACAACTAGAAAACGGAGAGTCAAGAATAGTTGGTGTTATGATAGAAAGTTTCATTGAGTCAGGAAGACAAGATATGAGTAATGTACAGGATCTTGTTTATGGAAAAAGTGTTACTGATGCTTGTATTGATTGGGATACGACCGTTAGTGTCCTAGAACGTCTAGCTAAAGCTGTTAAAACTCGTAGACAAGTTTTAGCGCATGAACATGATTAA
- the tldD gene encoding metalloprotease TldD translates to MNTSSANESLNIAKSKLLEPWNITENIITNAINNIITKNVDYADMYFQHTSQESWSLEEGIVKNGNFSINNGVGIRALSGEKTAFAYSDSLSYEDIINSAKTVQAITNSGTNGSRIYIPPSNGYNPNKLYSNHNPIDSMKTSQKISLLEKIEKMARKMSSNVSQVMASLSSEIDIVVIAGSDGRFISDIRPLVRVSITVIAESNGRREVGRSGGGARTDLLYFSDEILMDYVKQAVHEALINLEAIPAPAGEMTVVLGNGWPGVLLHEAVGHGLEGDFNRKGSSIFSGRVGEKVASKGVTVVDDGTIPNRRGSLNIDDEGNITKKNILIEDGILKGYMHDIMNSNLMGVLPTGNGRRESFAHIPLPRMTNTYMLGGMNDPKEIISSVKKGLYAVNFSGGQVDITSGKFVFSASEAYIIENGKITNPVKGATIIGSGPDVMQQISMIGNDLSLDSGVGVCGKDGQNIPVGVGMPTVRIDRLTVGGTG, encoded by the coding sequence ATGAATACAAGTAGCGCTAATGAATCATTAAATATAGCAAAATCTAAATTATTAGAGCCATGGAATATAACAGAAAATATAATTACTAATGCTATTAATAACATAATAACTAAGAATGTTGATTATGCGGACATGTATTTTCAACATACATCTCAGGAAAGCTGGAGTTTGGAAGAAGGTATAGTAAAAAATGGTAATTTCTCTATAAACAACGGAGTCGGCATACGAGCATTAAGTGGCGAAAAAACTGCCTTTGCTTACTCTGATTCGTTATCTTATGAAGATATAATAAATTCAGCAAAAACTGTACAAGCAATAACAAATTCTGGAACAAATGGCTCAAGGATATATATTCCTCCTTCAAATGGATACAATCCTAATAAGTTATATAGTAATCACAATCCAATTGATAGCATGAAAACTAGCCAAAAAATTTCTTTATTAGAAAAAATCGAAAAAATGGCTAGAAAAATGAGTTCTAATGTTTCTCAAGTTATGGCTAGCTTATCATCTGAGATAGACATAGTAGTAATAGCTGGTAGTGATGGTCGTTTTATTTCTGATATAAGACCATTAGTAAGAGTTTCAATTACAGTAATAGCAGAAAGCAATGGTAGAAGAGAAGTAGGTAGATCCGGAGGTGGAGCCAGAACTGATCTTTTATATTTTTCTGATGAAATTTTAATGGATTACGTTAAACAAGCTGTTCATGAAGCTTTAATAAATTTAGAAGCTATTCCAGCCCCAGCAGGAGAAATGACAGTAGTCCTGGGTAATGGGTGGCCCGGAGTATTATTACATGAGGCTGTAGGTCATGGATTAGAAGGAGACTTCAACAGAAAAGGATCAAGTATATTTTCTGGACGCGTAGGGGAGAAAGTAGCTTCTAAGGGAGTAACTGTAGTAGATGATGGCACGATTCCAAATCGTAGAGGATCGCTTAATATAGACGATGAAGGAAATATAACAAAGAAAAATATTTTAATTGAGGATGGCATATTAAAAGGGTACATGCACGACATAATGAATTCTAATCTGATGGGGGTGCTCCCCACTGGTAATGGTCGTCGTGAATCATTTGCTCATATTCCATTACCAAGAATGACAAATACTTATATGCTCGGAGGCATGAACGATCCGAAAGAAATTATCTCTTCTGTAAAAAAGGGATTGTATGCTGTTAATTTTTCTGGCGGTCAGGTTGATATAACTAGTGGAAAATTTGTTTTTTCAGCATCTGAAGCATATATAATAGAAAATGGTAAAATAACTAATCCTGTTAAAGGGGCAACTATTATAGGGAGCGGTCCTGATGTTATGCAACAGATATCTATGATAGGTAATGATTTATCACTAGACTCAGGGGTTGGTGTTTGTGGTAAAGATGGCCAGAATATACCTGTCGGTGTTGGTATGCCTACTGTGCGCATAGATAGACTAACAGTAGGAGGAACAGGTTAG